One part of the Bacteroidia bacterium genome encodes these proteins:
- a CDS encoding phosphotransferase, translating to MTEKHIYEISQLVFKQSPSRIIRQTIGRCNEVFELVFDSESYILRVHELKVILYGTHKSLPIFKDLGIRTPEIVAEDYSKSNFPFCYQILTKLEGKDLGVVIDSLSPTELRGIAAEVSNIFDKFKSLPPKEDFGSVFGTREDSIPNMYEVVMQKKEGALKNSASSQVLNKDVQRILHELIDTYRDYFHQVQPILYYDDINAKNVMIHEGKFSGLVDLDFMMKGDYLEAIGCMMACWYGEDYGEIYLSEIFKQQNLNDLQQNIVRLYAILNLASWTSEAGVKTNSNTTAEINWERVRKSNERIMSIYASMKK from the coding sequence ATGACCGAAAAACATATCTACGAGATTTCTCAATTAGTATTTAAGCAAAGTCCCTCCAGAATCATCCGTCAAACCATAGGCAGATGCAATGAAGTTTTTGAATTGGTTTTCGATTCAGAAAGCTATATCCTGAGGGTACATGAACTGAAAGTCATCCTCTATGGGACCCACAAATCACTACCAATTTTCAAAGACTTAGGAATAAGAACCCCGGAAATCGTTGCCGAGGATTATTCCAAAAGTAACTTCCCTTTCTGCTACCAAATCCTGACCAAATTAGAAGGTAAAGATTTGGGCGTAGTCATTGATTCCCTGAGCCCAACAGAGCTTAGGGGAATAGCCGCTGAGGTATCCAATATCTTTGACAAGTTTAAATCTCTTCCTCCCAAAGAAGATTTCGGCAGTGTTTTCGGAACCCGAGAAGACAGCATTCCCAATATGTATGAAGTGGTGATGCAGAAGAAAGAAGGAGCGCTGAAAAATAGTGCTTCCTCTCAGGTACTGAATAAAGACGTTCAACGTATCCTGCATGAATTGATTGATACTTACAGGGATTATTTTCATCAAGTTCAACCCATCCTCTACTATGATGACATCAATGCAAAAAATGTGATGATCCATGAGGGAAAATTCTCAGGATTGGTGGACCTGGATTTTATGATGAAAGGAGATTATCTGGAGGCCATTGGATGCATGATGGCTTGCTGGTACGGGGAAGACTATGGAGAAATTTATCTATCCGAGATCTTCAAACAGCAAAATCTAAACGACCTGCAGCAAAATATCGTTCGCCTGTATGCCATCCTTAATTTGGCCAGCTGGACCTCAGAAGCAGGAGTCAAAACCAATAGCAATACCACAGCTGAGATCAATTGGGAGAGGGTACGAAAGTCAAATGAACGTATCATGAGCATCTATGCGAGTATGAAGAAGTAG